One window of the Nicotiana tabacum cultivar K326 chromosome 4, ASM71507v2, whole genome shotgun sequence genome contains the following:
- the LOC107809036 gene encoding agamous-like MADS-box protein AGL80 yields MTRKKVKLAFITNDSARKATFKKRKKGLMKKVSELSTLCGIDACAIIYSPYENQPEVWPNTMGAQRVLAEFKRMPEMEQSKKMVNQESFIRQRIAKASEQLKKQSKENREKEMTEVMYQCLAGKGLQNLNLGDLNDLDWVVDQNLKEINKRIEAFKKGASTSSSAIVSQAVAPPLVEQKPVVELGLEGMQRTQTEWFNNWINNNTSEHQIEFGHGDEMIMPNFSDNHNTSVWPNAFFP; encoded by the coding sequence ATGACAAGGAAGAAAGTGAAGTTAGCTTTCATAACTAATGACTCGGCAAGAAAAGCAACAtttaagaaaaggaagaagggtCTGATGAAGAAGGTGAGTGAATTGAGCACCCTTTGTGGAATTGATGCTTGTGCTATTATTTATAGCCCTTATGAAAACCAACCTGAGGTATGGCCAAACACCATGGGAGCTCAACGCGTGCTCGCGGAGTTCAAGAGAATGCCAGAGATGGAACAGAGCAAGAAAATGGTGAATCAAGAGAGTTTTATCAGACAAAGAATTGCAAAAGCGAGCGAGCAGCTGAAGAAACAAAGCAAGGAGAACAGAgagaaggagatgactgaagTTATGTACCAGTGTTTGGCTGGAAAAGGGCTGCAAAATTTGAACTTGGGAGATTTGAATGATCTTGATTGGGTTGTTGATCAGAATTTGAAGGAGATTAATAAGAGGATTGAAGCATTTAAAAAAGGGGCTTCCACATCTTCTTCTGCTATTGTTTCACAGGCTGTTGCTCCTCCACTAGTGGAGCAAAAGCCAGTGGTGGAATTAGGGTTGGAGGGGATGCAGAGGACACAAACAGAGTGGTTTAATAATTGGATAAATAACAACACAAGTGAACATCAGATTGAATTTGGACATGGAGATGAGATGATTATGCCTAATTTTAGTGATAACCACAACACTAGTGTGTGGCCTAATGCTTTCTTTCCTTAG